The DNA region CAACATTCCAGGCCTGTACATTGCTGTTCAGGCTGTTCTTGCCTTAGCTGCATCTTGGACATCACGACAAGTAGGAGAACGGACATTGACTGGTACAGTTATAGACAGCGGAGATGGAGTCACTCATGTCATTCCTGTAGCGGAGGGTTATGTGATTGGTAGCTGCATAAAACACATTCCAATTGCTGGTCGAGATATAACCTACTTCATTCAACAACTGTTAAGGGATCGAGAAGTGGGAATTCCTCCAGAGCAGTCACTGGAAACTGCAAAAGCAGTGAAGGAGCGCTTCAGCTACGTCTGCCCTGACTTAGTGAAAGAATTTAGCAAGTACGACACAGATGGCACCAAGTGGATTAGGCAATACACTGGTATCAATGCCATCTCTAAGAAGGAATTCAGCATTGATGTTGGCTACGAGAGGTTTCTTGGACCAGAGATTTTCTTTCATCCGGAGTTTGCCAATCCTGATTTCACACAACCCATCTCAGAAGTAGTAGATGAAGTCATCCAGAACTGCCCTATTGACGTTAGACGTCCTCTCTATAAGAACATAGTTCTCTCTGGAGGCTCAACCATGTTCAGAGACTTTGGCCGCCGTTTGCAGCGAGACTTGAAACGAACTGTGGATGCCAGGCTGAAGCTCAGTGAGGAGCTGAGTGGCGGTAGACTGAAGCCAAAACCCATTGATGTGCAAGTCATTACTCATCACATGCAGAGATATGCAGTCTGGTTTGGAGGATCTATGTTGGCTTCTACGCCCGAGTTCTACCAAGTATGCCATACCAAAAAAGATTATGAAGAAATTGGACCTAGCATTTGTCGTCACAACCCTGTGTTTGGAGTCATGTCTTAGAGCTGACAACAGGATGATCAGGGTTGGAGAGATGGGAGGAAGAGATCTTTCCAATTTCCTGTTAGTCTAGATGGCTGGTATAATATCAAACAAGACTTGACAACAAGAAAGACCAAACACAATAAAACAGGAATTATTTTAATAAGTGTCTCAACATGCAGATGTAGTGGAAAGCCAAAatgattaaatgtttttttttctttagattgAATATATGAACCTGTGTTTAACAAAAGCAAAGAAGTGGGTTTTAGTTCTTTCTGTGCCCTGATATTTTGTATATTGGTGGATTTTCCATGATTTAATGGGATTCTATGCGTCTACATGGTCAGTTCTATAATACTTGAATTGTACTGCTAAAGTGTACAATGCAAGAACTTGTTTATATTTCATACTTTTTTATACATTGAGGAAAAAAGTTACGTTGAGGAAAAATGACCAATGGCAACTTCAAtagtaaataataaattaaagttTAACTGCCACCTGATACTTGTTTGCTCATGTGACCAATCTAAAGATTCCAGTTCTGTAAATTGACTTTGCAAGTACTTTGGGAACTAAAGAGCTTGTATCTTAAATTAACCTATGCCTGCCAGTGCTTTCTGATTACTCAGTGCATTCTTTCTTTCtgggaacaaaaaaaaagcagacaagaTTGTTGGACCAGTATTGTAACTATTGTCATTTCTGATTAAAACCAAATTCAGTGGAAAACACATACAACCGCGTATAATAATCCTGAAACACTTTCTGAATCTCTGCATCCGTATTGACCAGTGCCCCCCCCTGAGTCCGGATCGTCATCACTCTTCTCTGCCCCCTCGCTCTTTTCACTAATCTTGCCATCATTTTCCCTGGCTTATTGCTGAATTTATGCAATTGTAATCTATAATAGACAGTGGATTTACTTGCTCGCTGATGCAGCAACTCATTTAAGGACGCTTGTGTAGCCAAGAGTTGCTCCCGAACGTGATCTGCAGAATGTTGCCCATATGCCCTCCTTAAGTTTATTAACTGTTTCCCCAATCGTATGATCGCTTGAttcctctgtttcttcttccTGGCACTAAACGCTATTATCTCGCCCCTTAAAACAGCCTTTCCAGCTTCCCAGTACAGGATCGGTGTGTTTACATTATGAATTGTATATTCTTTCCATTTCCCCCTGATATATGTCCAAGATTCTGGATCGTAATACAGATCCAAGGGGAATATCCATCTAAACTGTCTGCTCTGTGGGTTCTGATCCCTATATTTGATATATATAGCCGCATGATCCGATATTATCGTAGGATCTATATCGGCCTCCAAGATCTCTGCAAAGCTCTCTTCATCAATCAGTAAATAATCAATTCGTGATTGTGTGTGATGGGCTCTAGAATAATGAGTATAATCTTTGGTGTTTGGATGTAATAAcctccacacatctaccacccCCAATGCACCACATATCAGGTTGATGCCTTTATGAGCTCCCACTGCCATTCCCGCATTTATATGGGATCTATCCATATTGTGATCCGCTACcacattaaaatctccccctattATCTTATGCTGGGTATTAAACTGCTGAATCTTCACGATCCCAGATGGCGATTGTGAAGGTCGCATGAACGCCAGCTCCTGCTGCCCGATGCGAAATTTCTAGCGGAGAACTTACCTATTTTACAatgggtaagagaaaggggaagctTGGAACACCCTGCTCCACGGGTCAGGCGAATCCCCTAGCCGCTCGTCAAATGACGCTAGAGCAATCGGGTCTGGTAGTTCAGAGGACTCAAGCCGGCGCTTCGAGCGGTCCAACGGAGATCTTGGACCTCAGTACAGAGGGAGTGTCATTGAGCCCCCCTCTGAGGATAACCCCCTTGAGACCCGGAGGAATTCTGTTGGCTACGGTGAACCAGCCGACGGTGGTATCCGGAAGTGTGACCCCTGCGGCTGGCGGTGGAGACCCCGTAGCTACTTCATCTCCGATTGGAACATCACAGCAGGCAGGCTTGACGCCGAAGGCCTCTCAGCCTGTATGGAATCGGGACGAATCCTCTGTGGGAAATCAGGAGATAGTGAAACCAGCGGTTATCACCATGGACTCCATTTGGGAGGCAATTCAAGGATTGAACGCCACGCTACTCCAGGTAGCAGGTTCTTTAGAGAAACTGTCACAGGCTCAGACTGATATATCCGGAAAGGTAACTGAGCAAACATCTAGGGTGGACTCCATTGAAACTGAGGTAAACTCTAACAAGAACTTTATTCAAGCTTTAATGAAGGATAATAACGTTCAAAGGAAAAAAATTGAATATATGGAGAATCAGCAGAGGAGAAATAACCTCCGGTttttgaatttccccaagtccccaTTAATTCCCGCCAaagagatgttaaaaaaatattttactgaaATTCTGGGGATTCCCTCAGAAGCTGTTCCTCCATTAACTCGAGTTCTTTACATCTCTGGGGCAGGTAAGGGGATAATTTCCTCTCCTCAACTAAACTTAACTCAGTTCCTTGAAAATTCAATGGAGGTTATCACAGAGAGGACGACACTCCTGGTAGTTTTTGCTCTGGAACTGGACCGTAACAATATCTTTAGGTTGTTTTTCCGCCATATTTCCACACCCTTTTTGGGTTCGAAAATCCAGGTATTTCCTGATCTCTCTcgagagacacaaagaaaaaggagagattttttattattaaaaacaagGGTCATACAATTAGGTGGGACCTTTAatcttaaatttccatgtaaatgttgtaTTTCCTTACAATCAACTAATTATATttttttcgaacctgaaaaactTAAAACATACATTGCTAGCAAAGAGTAATTTGGCGTTAACTTGAATTGTAATTATCGGCTGCCCTGACTTGCGTTCTTGCCCTTTCCTGTtaaattttcttatatattttgaaTTTAAATGTATACCTATATCTTGGATCAACAATATGTGGTCTAATATAATatatcttttttccttttttcctttttttctttatttctttcctttttggaTATATGTCTATGAAAACTAGACttttgcaatgccatttatgtttATGATGTAAATGTAATGGAAAATCAATAAatagaatattaaaaaaataaaaataaaaataaactgctGAATCTTGCTTATGATGGTCTGATAAAATTGTTTACTGTAAGCATTAGGAGCATATACATTCCCTATTAGACATCTACCACCATTCACCTTTACCTGTGCCAATATGTATCTCCCTTCCTCATCAAGACATAATTTTTCTACCTCCACCTGAAGAGATTTATGAAATAGTATCACCACTCCTGCTTTTTTCCCCACCGCTGGGGCTTCTAGTATGgtccccacccaccaggtttGAAGCTTTGCATGCTCCTGGGCCgttaaatgtgtctcttgtaGGAGCGCTATATCGGCCTCCTTCTTTTTGAGGCTAtgaagtattttctttctttttataggaGAAgatataccccccacattccaggagtaaACTTTAAGTCCCATTACGTTATACCTACTGGTACTGGCATTATCAAATATATTACATCTAGTGACCAGCAGGCCCGGCGTCCCAGCAGCGCCACTCCTGCTGTTCTTCCCCACCAATTCTCATTAATTTGCTCTCTCAAATCCATCTGTATCCACTGTATTGTCAGTTGAGATTCGACTACCCAGGGCCtacccttccctatccccccctgtccctcccccctcccatctcccctccccccttaaccCTCCCATTCCAAAAACTAGTCACGATATAACACCAACACTCTCCCATTCAACATAACTTCTACCCCTCCATTCCCCTTCCTATCCCAAACAAATTATTCAGGCACATCTACCACAAATCTACAGTCATACTAGTCTTTAGCTGTCTGTCTCCCTCTCGGAAGACAGAAGCCCATTTCTGGTACATTTGTCTGTATATAACACCAACTAGTTAAAACCCAACTTATAACTCAAAAATTTTGTATGATCCAGTATACTCTTGCATTCTCTGGACTCCAGCTAAAGATCATTCATAACAGCCGCTATACGGACAACATATTCCCACACTTTACACATGGTCTACTATCAGATTCGTGCTCACTTCTGAGACATACTCAGAATCCATCTCATCCCCTCAGTCTCTCAAACAGTAGACTTTCATTCTTTGGGTCTCTCTCTTCAATTCACGTTGATATATGCACAGCTAAAATATCTCAGCTACTATATCAAACTTTATCTGTCTTTCCCTCGAAGGAGGAGATGGACTTTCTGGATCAGAATTCTATGTATACCTCCAACTGTATAGAGCAGAAACGAAACTTTAAACTCAGACGCTTGCATTATCCCATATGCTTTTTCCGCCACAGGCTTCCATCCAGTGCTCAGGTCGCCCGCAAACCTCACTGCGGTTTCAGATGTGTTCTTAGTGCCTACTATCTGGTCCATGCTCGCGCTGGTGTGTCACTCAGCACATATCTTATCGATCCATATCATCTCTGTCCGCTTGTTTAACAATCTTGAGGTCTCTCTTTCCAGTTCTCAATAATAAATTTTCAGCTCAAAGACTCGCATTATCCAATAGTTTAATCCTCCCACCTCTGGATCCTGtgatgtctttctttttttatgacGTATCCGTCGCAATCCCTTGTTGCTGTACATATTCTTTAGTTGCCTCCACTTTATCAAAAAATTTTGTAACTCCGTTAATGGATATACGCAGCTTTGCTGGGTATAGGAGTGCAAACTTTATCTTCCTCTGGAACAGGTCCGTGCATAATGGCGTAAATGTTTTCCTCAGCGCTTGCACCTGTTGAGAATAATCCTGGAAGCATAGGATTTTCTTGCTTTGATATGTAAGGGTGCCTCCGCTACGGATCGCATCCAATATGGCTTGCTTATGTCGAAAATTGAGGATTTTAAATATCACCACTCGTGGCCTGGCCTCTGGTTGGCGTGGAGGTCCTACTCTATGGGCCCTCTCCACACAGATATGTTGTAGTTTGTCCTCTATGTGTAGGGACTGTGGCAGCCACCCCTCTAGAAATGTAGGTAAGTCTTTATCCAGCAGCGACTCTGGTAGCCCTACTAACCTCAAGTTATTTCGTCTGCTGCGATTCTCCAACTCATCAAGTTTGGCCTCCAGGTTCTGCACACGCCTCTCCATTTTCTCCGTGATCTCCTTCTGTGCCTCTGCTGCCTCCTCGATCTCCGATACGCGCTGCAGCCCTTCGTCCAGCTCCAAGCTCATACTATCGATGCGCTCATGAGCTTCTTCCGTTCGATCGTAAAGTTGTTGTAATTTTTTATCCAAGGCCGCCTCAACCGCCGCAGTGACCTCGGCTGTGATCTCCGTCATCCATACAGAGCCGACAGTCAGTTCTCCGAGGTCCCGCTGGTCGGCCATTTTGTTGTCAGCCTGTTTGAGTTTATCTCGCTCCTTTCTGACTGATTTCGTCGCCATTCTGCTTCCTCTCCCTTACTCTCCGATCGCGGGTCCGTTCCCCCAGCTTATAGGATCAATTCTATGCCTTTCTTCTCAATGGGCTCGTTAATATAGCCGATTTTTTGGATAAGTGTGCGCAGAGCTGAGCTTACCAGCGTCTGCCCTgcaccatggcgtcacgtgaccttCTTCttaaaaaatgcattaaagcagagcttcccaaactttgGGGCAGAATCCCTACATTTGGGATCACGACctgggtgggctctccataggtacatcattattctgcacctcaggGGGGGaagggtcacacaattttattttgcCACTATCATGGGGTTACACAAAGATTGACAAGCAGTGCATTAACGCTTGCATATACTAATTTAGTATAAACCTAACAGCAAAACTATCCAAATGAGCTGCATAGCATGCAGACACATGTTGCAGGTCATGAATAACTAATGCAGTTGTGTACAGCAACGTGATTTGTGTTACCCCACTGATACCATGAAAACTTCACCCTGCACTGTTTGAATCCTCAGAGTGCTGAAAGAAACCCCTAAAACCGATCCATCCTCCAAGTGGTGAAAGTAGACTGACTCAGGCCAATCCCCCAAGCCCTGCTTCAAATAGGTGAAAGCAATTCCTCAGCCCTTGCCCTTCTCTCAATATTTCATCTAAAGATCCACATCAGAAGATGGAACAGGAGAGAATGACTACCTCCTGGAGCTGATCTATGGATGGGATGATTGGCTCAATGGAACTGTTTTATGCTACTCAGGGGTGTCAAGAGCCAGGACTCTAGGCCTGGTATTTCTACCACTAGTAATGGAGATGCAGTACCTTGCTGGCCATGGTAAGGTTTTACACCCATTAGTCCATCAACCATTAAAGTAGGCACTAATGCCCATGTTAAAATTAGTGCAGTAACCTACATTAATAGCCACATTAATGTGGCTTAGAGAGCAGATCCTTCAGTGTTTCATATGGTTCATTATTTCTTTCTGGTTACATTTTATACCAGAAGATTCTAGTCTCACACCTGATTAGCTGACGTTTTCATCAACTGAACCTTGCCACTGATTCTAATTGGTCAGAGATCGAGTGATCATGTTTCTCCTGGTGGGCTCCTCTTTACCACTTCTTTTGGTTCGTATTTATCTTGGGTTTTTAGTCTTTGAATCCATCTGTGGTTTCCTTAGTCCAGAATTCCCTGCTATATGTCTGCTCCACACCACATGAATGATGATGCATTGATGTACTGCCATAAATTAATAGTACATTGCAGACAGcgccagtggaacatttttttgctgGTGAAAGCCAAAACAAACCAAGCTCTATCCCTGCCCTCACAACTCCCTGGTTCCTGGTAGGACCACGGCCCCTGTGGCCTACCCCATTCCGCTCCCTATGGATGCAGTGGTGATTTTCTACCAGGTTGCTGACCTCAAAGTATTTGGAATATGTTGCTTTACCACATTGTAGCTGGAATGGAGGGTGGAT from Microcaecilia unicolor chromosome 5, aMicUni1.1, whole genome shotgun sequence includes:
- the LOC115470433 gene encoding actin-related protein 3; this encodes MAGRLPACVVDCGTGYTKLGYAGNTEPQFIIPSCIAIKESAKVGDQAQRRLMKGVDDLDFFIGDEAIDKPTYATKWPIRHGIVEDWDLMERFMEQVIFKYLRAEPEDHYFLLTEPPLNTPENREYTAEIMFESFNIPGLYIAVQAVLALAASWTSRQVGERTLTGTVIDSGDGVTHVIPVAEGYVIGSCIKHIPIAGRDITYFIQQLLRDREVGIPPEQSLETAKAVKERFSYVCPDLVKEFSKYDTDGTKWIRQYTGINAISKKEFSIDVGYERFLGPEIFFHPEFANPDFTQPISEVVDEVIQNCPIDVRRPLYKNIVLSGGSTMFRDFGRRLQRDLKRTVDARLKLSEELSGGRLKPKPIDVQVITHHMQRYAVWFGGSMLASTPEFYQVCHTKKDYEEIGPSICRHNPVFGVMS